The DNA region attttaatttgggatTTGATCCTGTCAAAGCAGAGAAAATGCAGAAGGAAAGTCGGTGCCATCGATATTAGGGCACAATTTGAGCTGAAGCCTCCTCCATATCCACTGGTAAGTAAGCTTTTTCTTTGCATATGAAGTTACTTATATATAAATACAAGCTGGTTTTGTGTAGCTAATCACTGTTTTACCAGTGGGTTTTGACTCATTTCCATAAAGTTACAAGCTTTCATCTTTTATTAACCATATTGAGATAGTAAAATTCGGGTACTTGTATAAGAAACTGTACTTTGAGTAGCTATATATTGAGAATTCTGGCTAGTTTAGCTGGAAATGAACCGTAAAATTCGGGTACTTGTTCGCTCTGTATGACAATGCTGTGTAAATTTGACAGTTTGTTTTGATGTTTGGTTTTGAGCAGGATGCGTTGGAGCCGCATATGGGCAAGGAGACGTTAGAGTATCACTGGGGGAAGCACCATAGGGGTTATGTGGACAACCTAAACAAGTTGATAGCAGGAACCGAACTAGATGAATTGTCATTGGAAGATGTCATACTTGCTACATACAACAAGGGGGATCTGCTCCCACCTTTCAACCAAGCAGCGCAGGTATGCTGTCTGCGACATGGATTTCTATAACGATTTTGAATTGTTTTAGTCGATTATATTCTGGAAGTGTGGAGAAGAGCTTCTCAACCTGAAATTACACATTTTAAGCTTATATTCGGTATTGGTGAATTTACGACTACTTGAATGTTAAGGTAGATAATGATTCTCCACCTGATGCGTTTtttgcaatttcaagtttataaTGTTTTGTTGTCCATCAATGCCATATTGTTAACTACTCACTCCTTTTTTTACCTTTTGCAGATCTGGAACCATGACTTCTTCTGGGAATCCATGAAACCAGGTGGCGGGGGAAAACCATCCGGGGAACTTCTAGAACTAATTAATAGAGACTTTGGTTCTTTTGAGAGATTGATTGACGACTTAAGGTCAGCTGCAACTACACAGTTGGGTTCTGGCTGGGCTTGGCTTGCATGTGAGTAGTTGTCTTCCCACCATGACACTTCATATTATTTGCTTTAAGATTAATGTTCCTCTCCATGCTGAATTTTGCGTAAACTAATATATGTATTGCGTTTTCCAGATAAAGCGAATAGACTTGATGTTGGAAACGCAGTAAATCCTAAGCCATCCGATGAAGACAAGAAGCTTGTAGTGGTGAAGAGTCCTAATGCCGTTAACCCGCTTATTTGGGATTATTCTGTGAGTAAAGATGAGTACTGTACTACTCTATAGTCGTTAGGAAATCTTACCATTCACATTAAGACTTTTCTTTCTTGTGTGTAATGAGTTTCATATTGATTTCTGCAGCCGCTCCTTACTATCGATGTTTGGGAGGTATTAGACATTTACCATGTTTCTTCCTATATGGAAATAGTTATATTACTCAGTTCATTTGGAAAAGCCATTACTAACAGATTTAAATTGCTTTTGTTTCAACAGCATGCTTACTACCTCGATTTTCAGGTGAGTCTCTGTTTATTGAACATTTGAACTTCCGTCTTATGATTTGGGACCTATGCATTTTGTCTTATACCAATGCATCTAACAGCCACATCTTTGATTCTTCCCTCAGAACCGGCGAGCAGATTACttatcaatcttcttggagaaACTCGTATCGTGGGAAGCAGTCAGTTCTAGGCTTGAAATAGCAAAGGCTCGAGCTACtgaaagagaggaagaagaggaaaggaagaagagagaggaggaggagaaaacaTCAGACGGCGAAGTTCCAGAGATTTATGTGGACAACAAGAGCGATGACTCAGAGACCGAATGAGTTCAGTTTATTTGCAGTCTAGACAATCCGGGAACCATTATAGGCTCATTGCCTTCTATTTTACACCGAATGTAATAGAGGTCATCTGAGTTTAGGCGGCATGTGCCAAATTTTGTGTATCCATGAGGAAGAGTTGATAGAATGTAGGGCACGATTTAGCAAAAAGTAATACAACACGTTCTTGATTTTTCTCAAGGAAATTTTTGGCAGTGCAAAAGTCATCAGGGAACATGTATATTTCTCTGTGGTTTTCTACAATCTATAGAGCTGTTCATGTACATTTTCTTTTCTCCATAAACTAACTACAGATTTTATCCGCATCATCGTAAGGGAGAAGTCTTGAGAGATAAGAGACTATCCAGAGGAGAGATTTTGTCAATGCTTGGTGGTCCGAAGATCTCCCAGAATCGAAGTGTCTCATCTCCGACAGCTGATACCACAGTTAACCCGTCAGGGCTCTGCACCGAAAATCAATCAAAAGAAACCAAGTTAGATGCTTCTGAAGATATTTCGCTTTAACAACTATTTGAACTCACGCAATGAGTGCTAAATAGGAATATTGAGATATATTCATGGATGTATGGGGATCAATAAGCTTTACGGGTTGTCAAACCTGGGAAACGTGGAGGATTCTGGATCTGTGGCGATTCAAGTTTCCGACATTCTCCATAGAGGGATACCTCCAAATGCACAGCTGATTCTTGATGAGCTCGCCTCGACTATAGCCATGGGCACTCAGAATCTCCTTGTGATGCCTGTTCCACTCCAGTCCACAGACCTGGAAATACAATGTGAACTGATTGCAGTTAACAAGAgaccgaaaagaaaaaaaaaccacgaAAAGCTCACAAAACGGAGACTGAATTCTATAACTTGCCTGAGCATTGGTTTCAATGGTTTTAATGCAGGTTCCCTTTTTTGTATTCCATAACTTAATACACCCATCTTCTGTGCCTCCACCAGAGGCAAGCACCTCAGACTGATATGGACACCATGCGAGGGCCTTGACTGCAGCACAATGCTCTCTAAACCGAAACAAAAAACGGCTCGAGTTCATTTTCGATGAGTTCCAGATGTACAGAAGATTCTCATTGCCTCCACTTGCCAGTACATTGCCTCCTTCTGACCATTTCAAACCGCACACTTCTTCTTTGTGTGCCTGCAATCTGGAAGCCACATTGCTCCCTGCTCTGACTGCCAAAACAGTttacaaaaaatatatgaaatgttGCAATAAGATGAATGTGAAACAATATTTTTGACCTACCATCATGGTTGATGATGGATGTGTCGCGGCTGCCGGAAGTTAAAACGTGACCATTCCACGCAACGGTGGCTATCCTGTCCTTATGGTTTTCAAACCTCCTAACCTGTGTGTTAAACAGATGAACCAAATGTTTGAAAACAACGAAAAAACTCGAAACTCACGAGAGGGTGTTTGAGAGAGATTTTACAAGCTTGGAGGTCTCAACATCCCAAAGTTGGAGCTTGGATCGCCTAtatccaacggctaaagtttTAGCATTTTCAGACCAGGCTACACTTGTTGGGAAATCACGCTGATCATCAACATGCAGCAGCTTGTGCACTTCGCTGTTCGTCGAGTTCCAGAGGAACAAATCGCTCCCCAGAGCAACTGCAAGAATACTGTTCTTCCCCCAATCCATGATGCTGGAGTAAAAGTCATTTTTTATGTTTACTGCATCCAGAACCCTAGCTTCCCCCTGCAGCATTTGCACTCAATTAGATCAAACTTCAAAAAATATAGACCATTTGGTAACGTTTGACAACCGTTTCGTTTTTAGTACCTTAGGCATTCTTCGAGGCagaacatttttaacactaccGTCCAATTCCTTTGCTTCATCCTGTCGCATCAGATCAACAGAACGGATCGGCTTTCGGTTTGATTTCGGACTTCCCCTAAAAACCAACATCCTAAATGGATTCCCATCCGAATCCAAAGTCAGTTTGTCCTCTAAGCTCCGTCTGTATACATCCTGCAAAGACCCAACAAGTTCGAGAACTGTTTACAAGAAAACTCAGCAGGCCCAAATCTTGAAATTCATCAGAAGTTAGATGCAACACTCAAACAGAAGTAAAAACTACAAAACAACATAACCCACAAACAATTTagcagaaaacaaagaaaaaaactaaaagcTGATGGAATTGGAGCAGGCCCAAATCTTGATATTCAGAAGTTAAATGCAACTTTCAAATTTAAGTAAAAACTAAACCCCCATAAAACCCAGAAACAGTTTCCCAAAAGGACAAAGAAAGAAACCAAAAACTGATGAATTGAAAGCAATGTGGATTCATACATTGAAATTCGAATTGCGGGTCGGCGTTGTTCTGTTGGTCAATAAACTGCGGGCTTGATCAAGATCCATCAAACTCCTACTGGGTATAAACCGATCTCCCTGAATTTGCAGATGcataaacaaaacccaaaatttgagGACACCAAATCAGAAACCAAATGTCGAAAAAACAACAACGCATGGATAAACGGCGGAGAAAGGTGAAATCTTGATGGAGATAAAGGGTAATGGATGCAGTGATTCGTACCGGAAAATCGAATCGGGCAATGGGGCTGGTTTGGAGGCGAGTAGGGGAGCACCAATCCGATTGAAGTTCCTGCATTTTTCGATAATTTGTGTTGCTGGCGAATTGGTGATGTAGAGAATATACAAACTCCTTCTTTACTTGGCaataaagaagaagatgaagatgatgaaggaagaagatgcAAAAGAAAATATCTTTGTCCGCAGAAACGAAATCTCCCGCCAAATAGTTTTACATACGGGAGCAAATCCAACCGTTGCTTCTGTTGAGAAGACGACTCAGAGAAAGATTGGGCCCACTTGGGTTGAAATGGGGTCTCTAGAGTTTAGGACCAATTTTTAGTACGTACTGCTGAGTGGTTCGGAAAATCAATAGTTATACTTTGTATATTAGTATTTAATGAATCGTTGTTACATTTTGCATAAAATTTAAATCACTGAGTGATATGTATCATTGTAGTTGAACTTATTTCTTATTGTCACAAAGATCCCGAATTTTCAGGGTTTGTATAGTTTTTCTTACATTTTCGTTCTTATACCTTCGTTATGTTTACCGTTTAATTCATTTTCTCAGCTAAGTTAaacttttcattcatttttGTGCATATCTTCTCATTTGAAAAACCCAACttgggaaattttttttttgacaaattagACTAACAGtgtaaacaaaatgaaactACATCACTACAAGGACAAAAATGCTAGGAAAAAGGATACagtagtgctatccacacaaTCACTTTTACTTCCCACATATCTCTATTAATTTCGGCCGTCAGATCGAATGAAGtaaagaagatcaatgacaaaaaattaacaaaggatagtgagaaattaaaaaaaaagatgtgtgaATAGCATTTAACATTTTCCAAAGTATAAGAACGAAAGTGAAAACTTGAGTAAATTACAATGACTATTAGTGCAATTTAGCCAAATTAAAAGCTCCCACCTTTTTTCACGAAAAAGTCATCGTTTCCCCAGTTCTGCTCAAGGAAGAAGAGAAGGCCTGGCATGAGAAAGAAGAGCCTGTCAAATTAGCCAGGGATGCCTGCCTGGCCAAACAGGAGTTTTCCTCATACAAACAAGTGGAGTTCGTCTCTCTAGGTAGAGCAGGCAAGTCATCCTTGGCTACCAAACAAGGCTCTAACTCTCATGCAAGACCTCTCTTCTCTTCACTTCTCTCCGGCATTCGCCTGTTAAGTGATTAGTCGTAGGCTCAAATCTTTCTCGCTGAGACTTCGTAAACTCGCTACAATGTTGAGATGGGGATGCAAAGATCGTTGTTTGAACTCTCTATTTATAGCCCTGTAAAACGAACCAAAATAATTTCAGTGCcataattctttttttattatttcatttttgtttgtttgcaccATTTGGCTGACACCAGAGAATATATTCTTTGGAGCAATAGGGAAGATCATGGAGGTCAATCTGGCAGCCAACTTGATCAAAAATATGTCTTCATTCATATATAATGCAATTTTTTTCTTGCCTCAATGAGACTCACTGCCAGTTTGCCATTTTAGGCCAGAGGAGTGTTATGCTGCTTTTGGCTTTTGGCTTTTTAATGCAGAGAAAAAGCATCTTTGAGCTGCTTTTGCGATTGAGATGATTCTAGGAAGTGGGCAACATCACTAACTTATTTGAAATGCCACATCTTTAAAAGAGTCAATGCCTTGGCCACTAACAAAGATTTGTTCTTGTTGACTGGTTTTCTTAGTGACTGGTTTTCTTAGGCCTCATCACTTGATCCTTTTGGTTAAAAGGTTTTTACTTTGATGGATATATGATTGCTTAGAGTTTATGCATAAGCAAATAATTTGGAATGTTtacaagtgtttttaaaatgattgaaaacgtttTCGATCAAAGTGTATTTGGGTTCCAACTTGGAAGTGCATTTGAAGAAGCATTAGTTATGTACTTTTTGCCAAAAGCACTTCAAATACTTTTGGGTTCCTAAACAATGAAGTGCTTTTGGGTTTCTAAAcaactttcacaaaaaaaaaaagcacatccATTACATAAGAAATATGCAAGAAACATAAAGCTAACGTAGTGTGATATGACAATATTagtcattttgtttttaatttttcgagTATGTGCTTGAGAATACAGGGAGATTCCATTGCTTCCTTGGCTTCTCCATGTTAATACTCGTGTTACCTCCATTATGTTTACATGGAGAAATGGCCTTTTGAGTTAAAAATATGTGAATATTGATACTTGAACTTGTTATAATGCGGAGTAATGATTATTCTGATTAATTCCGTTAGAACTTCTATCCAATTTTTTCCCTTTAAACCCTTGTTTTGGATAAAATTGGATATAAATTTTAACGGAGTTAACTAAAAGAACAATTATTGCTCCACATTATAATAAGTTTAGGGACCAACGATCTAATTGAGCTAAAATTCAAGGACCAAAGATCCAATTGAGCTAAAATTTATGGATCAAAACTCCAATAGAGCAAAACATTAGGGATCATTCCTCCaattatttcaaaagaaaaaaaaaatcaacagccAACAAAACTCTCCACCCAACCGACCCTCGTCAGCCACTCGCCTCCATCGTCGACTTCCACCTTCCTCCTCACCGCCGGTTACCGCGTCTCAACGGTTTCGTTGGCtttgaaatatgagagaaagCACCAGGGAGAAAGAAAAGCTGCCGCCGGTGGATTTGAAGCCAAAGTGACACTGCTTTTCACTTTCTTCACTGAAAATTTAGTGCATGAACTCGCTTATCGACTTGCACACCATTTTTTAGTCTCGCTTAATTTTAACAATGGATCGAGAGAGAGGATACGAACTCGGGGCCTCCTCTAACGATTTCAATCTTAACTTTTACGATTATTGCTGTCGACGCCACTTTTGTATTCTCATACGATCATTTTGTCATGATCATAAACCATTCCAACTAACCGAAATTTCAAAATTGCAATGTTTATTAATAAACTAGGCATTAAAAGGTTCACGACTTCAATTAATGTCTAGGTTGTTTTGTGAAAGTCAAGTAAACACCTTCAAATTCATGTCTTCATAACTTTTTCCCCTTCCTAGTGTAATTTCTATGCTAAATTCTTTTAGGTATAGTAGCTCTTATGTTAGACTAACTTCTTGTGTtgggttaaaattcaaaatttaaattttaaactcGCCTAAATCTTCTTCAATCATTGGGCTAAAAAAAATTGTGGGTTAACACTTATATTTATGCTAAATTTAATCCAGAAAATAAGCCAAAATTAGTGGTTGGGACCTAATACTAAGACCCAGTTGATGATGATGTTGGCCACTTACAGAAGAATGAGGATTATCTTCCTTCCTAATCTATCTctcattcattttcttcctctcctacTTGAACAGTTACGATTAATCCATattaacatcttatattgattttaaacaaaatataagaggagaagagaaaaaaattatgGAAATAGGAGACGAGGGAATTTTACTCTCTCGCGGAAAGCCAAATGACTTTAGTACGCCAATAGTGACCTAAAGCAAAACGAAAAATAAGAAGCGAACGGCAGCCGCATGATTTTCTTTCAATCGTAAACGTTCATCATCAGCCCGTAAAAGTCCGAATCCAACCAGCCAATCAAAGACAAGCGgataaacacataaaaacccCAATATACCCCTACAAATTccctaaaatttcaaatttgagcCGCATTCTTCCTCAACCCCAAGCGGCCAAGCCGCACCGCCCGATCCCAAATATATAATATCCCCAAAACCAAAAACCTCAAAAAACCAGACACACGCACACAGACCTCTCCGAATCGCACTCAATCCGACAGCCACGGAGAGAGAGTGCTATGGAGGAGCAACAGGAGCACGAGGTTTACGGCGCCGAGATCCCCAACGACGACGGCGAAGACGTCGACATGTCGTCCAGGGCCGACGGGGTCGATGACGACCAAGACTACAACGACGACCCTAACTCCAAGGTACTCCCTCAATCAATTTAGCCTCGTAAATCTGGTGCCTTAGCTTTTTGTTTGACCCGGTTGGGCTGATTCGGGTCGGGTTCTGGTTTCAATGTGGTGTAGGAGCTGGAGGACATGAAGAAGCGGCTGAAGGAGATAGAGGAGGAGGCTGGTGCTCTCCGCGACATGCAGGCCAAGGTCGAGAAGGAGATGGGCGCTGTTCAAGGTATCGGAttttacttttctgttttgtaattttatttcttttgggtGTTTTGGGGATGATTTCTTGAGCTAGGGTTAGGCTGCATTGGGTTTTTTGGTGGGTTTGAATTGGAACTTAATGATGACTGTGTAGGTAATGCTAGGTCAAAATCCGCTATGTTGTCCCTTTGTGATTGTGTTTGGGGAATGCTGATTCACAAAAGCTTAAAATAATGgaaagatttgattttttttcgaATCATGATGCGTCTAACTGGTCCATGTTCTTAGTTGTCGTCGATTGAATGGATACGGTACCCGAGTTGGAATTTTATTGATTATTCTGGGTACATTCACGCGTGCTGAGACCAATGTTGTTAGTTGTCGCTGGTTTAATGGATAGAGTGCTTGAATTAGAAGGTGTTTGGTTTTGTACAATTGGATTTTGGTACTTTTGTTCTGGGTACATGCACGAGTGCTGTCTTTAATGGTTCACTGTCCTTTTATGTAAACTAGATTGGCCCTGCTGCGTAACTATAACTAACTGAACTCTGTTAGTTTCCATCTGCACAGTATGCTAGTGTTGTCTAATTGTACGTCCTTGGTCTTTCTCTGTTGGTCAGCCCATCTAGGGCGCTGTTGAGGTATACATACATTTGTTGGTTCTCAAAAGAATCTTTCTGTCTCACAGTAGGCTAACATGATGTGTATAAGTAGTATTTCTGAACTGTTCATGTTTGTAATTGATGAAACATGATATCCTCTGTCAAATTTTACTCTAGTAATGCTTCAAGTAAAGATATCTATCAGTagctaatactttttgttttatatgttttgatTGTGAATGAAGATTCCTCAAGTGGTTCTGCGTCTCAGGCTGAGAAGGAGGAGGTGGATTCTAGATCCATCTATGTTGGTAATGTGAGGCTCAACAACCCTTTccctttttcattttaatttcgaCCTTTTTATATAATGGATATGTGTTTTCATGCTCTGCTCTCTTTATCTCTATCTAttttcatatgtcaaatttattttGGAGGGATCAAATCTTTCAGACTTTAAAGATATCGAGTTTATGATATTACTGAGTTCCTAGGAGAGATTGCACTTACTAGGTGACTTTTATGTTTATTTagattttgttttcctttttttcctgtaggctacaaattattgaggttttttttttttttttttttttttttagtgtgtttAAGTTCTCGtttgagtggcgaacgagcactttggtgcctatctacaagaataagggcgacgtacaaaattgcatgaactataggggtattaagctaatgagtcatacaatgaagctctg from Malus domestica chromosome 01, GDT2T_hap1 includes:
- the LOC103431644 gene encoding cell division cycle 20.3, cofactor of APC complex-like; this translates as MQELQSDWCSPTRLQTSPIARFDFPGDRFIPSRSLMDLDQARSLLTNRTTPTRNSNFNDVYRRSLEDKLTLDSDGNPFRMLVFRGSPKSNRKPIRSVDLMRQDEAKELDGSVKNVLPRRMPKGEARVLDAVNIKNDFYSSIMDWGKNSILAVALGSDLFLWNSTNSEVHKLLHVDDQRDFPTSVAWSENAKTLAVGYRRSKLQLWDVETSKLVRRFENHKDRIATVAWNGHVLTSGSRDTSIINHDVRAGSNVASRLQAHKEEVCGLKWSEGGNVLASGGNENLLYIWNSSKMNSSRFLFRFREHCAAVKALAWCPYQSEVLASGGGTEDGCIKLWNTKKGTCIKTIETNAQVCGLEWNRHHKEILSAHGYSRGELIKNQLCIWRYPSMENVGNLNRHRSRILHVSQSPDGLTVVSAVGDETLRFWEIFGPPSIDKISPLDSLLSLKTSPLR
- the LOC103431645 gene encoding superoxide dismutase [Fe], chloroplastic-like isoform X1 is translated as MVTPIGVAAAATAPQATTGPLTCTLGPSCQGLSGSLGPARSLQWPKKQQRKCRRKVGAIDIRAQFELKPPPYPLDALEPHMGKETLEYHWGKHHRGYVDNLNKLIAGTELDELSLEDVILATYNKGDLLPPFNQAAQIWNHDFFWESMKPGGGGKPSGELLELINRDFGSFERLIDDLRSAATTQLGSGWAWLAYKANRLDVGNAVNPKPSDEDKKLVVVKSPNAVNPLIWDYSPLLTIDVWEHAYYLDFQNRRADYLSIFLEKLVSWEAVSSRLEIAKARATEREEEEERKKREEEEKTSDGEVPEIYVDNKSDDSETE
- the LOC103431645 gene encoding superoxide dismutase [Fe], chloroplastic-like isoform X2, with translation MVTPIGVAAAATAPQATTGPLTCTLGPSCQGLSGSLGPARSLQWPKKQRKCRRKVGAIDIRAQFELKPPPYPLDALEPHMGKETLEYHWGKHHRGYVDNLNKLIAGTELDELSLEDVILATYNKGDLLPPFNQAAQIWNHDFFWESMKPGGGGKPSGELLELINRDFGSFERLIDDLRSAATTQLGSGWAWLAYKANRLDVGNAVNPKPSDEDKKLVVVKSPNAVNPLIWDYSPLLTIDVWEHAYYLDFQNRRADYLSIFLEKLVSWEAVSSRLEIAKARATEREEEEERKKREEEEKTSDGEVPEIYVDNKSDDSETE